A DNA window from Argopecten irradians isolate NY chromosome 10, Ai_NY, whole genome shotgun sequence contains the following coding sequences:
- the LOC138334042 gene encoding uncharacterized protein F54H12.2-like: protein MSLIHQDSCECVQSELDLFDTPPTQTSVEDGYCYQIGTVTSVTDGGPYVFEISGAGDDYLDLTNTSIYVKAKIIKADGTNLTDQNVAPVNLWLHSLFSNVSVCLNEKVVSSSNNMYPFRANLETLLSYGPAAKESQLTSAMWYKNRAKQMDTTGDDNHGYVKRKLATANRQTVDMMGRLHSDLFAQERYLVHNVNMTITLTRRKDEFCLMGETDEVKVVMNNIYLYVRKVKLSPSVRLAHAKAMEISPAKYPIRRIYMKVFSVPRGNHDFVKDNIFLGQMPKRLIIGCIDSDAYSGLIAKNPFNFKHFDINFVALNVDGKPIPTTPLQPNFNQKLYARSYNGLFTTTGKTHHDEGNNISRDEYGTGFTLFGCFNLTFSGDCVGHTISITVGIRTPDIGIDEARPVATRISLTIFAQF from the coding sequence ATGTCTCTAATTCATCAGGATTCCTGTGAATGTGTCCAGtcagaattagatttatttgaTACGCCACCCACACAAACCAGTGTTGAAGATGGATACTGTTATCAAATTGGAACAGTCACATCTGTCACTGATGGTGGGCCTTACGTCTTTGAAATCTCCGGAGCTGGAGACGATTACTTAGATTTAACAAATACGTCCATCTACGTGAAAGCTAAAATAATCAAAGCTGATGGCACCAACCTTACTGACCAGAACGTTGCACCCGTTAATCTTTGGTTACATTCTCTCTTTAGTAATGTCAGCGTTTGTCTAAATGAAAAAGTTGTCTCATCATCCAATAACATGTATCCATTCAGGGCTAACCTGGAAACACTACTGAGCTATGGCCCTGCTGCCAAAGAGTCTCAGTTGACGAGTGCAATGTGGTATAAGAATAGGGCCAAACAAATGGACACTACAGGCGACGATAATCACGGTTATGTCAAGAGGAAACTTGCAACAGCTAATAGACAAACAGTGGATATGATGGGTAGACTCCATTCTGACCTATTTGCACAGGAAAGATATTTGGTTCATAACGTGAACATGACAATAACTCTGACCAGAAGAAAGGATGAATTCTGTTTGATGGGAGAAACAGATGAAGTTAAGGTGGTCATGAACAATATCTACCTTTACGTGAGAAAAGTAAAACTTAGTCCATCGGTGAGACTAGCCCATGCAAAAGCAATGGAGATATCACCTGCCAAATATCCAATCAGGAGAATTTATATGAAGGTGTTTTCAGTTCCAAGAGGAAACCATGATTTTGTTAAAGACAACATTTTCCTGGGACAAATGCCTAAGAGATTaatcataggatgtattgatagtGATGCATATAGTGGACTCATTGCCAAGAAtccttttaattttaaacattttgatatcaattttgttgccTTGAATGTAGATGGTAAACCAATCCCAACTACTCCTTTGCAACCTAACTTTAACCAAAAACTGTATGCAAGAAGCTACAATGGGTTATTTACCACTACTGGTAAAACACATCATGATGAAGGCAATAACATTTCAAGAGACGAATATGGCACTGGCTTTACATTGTTTGGATGTTTTAACTTGACGTTTTCCGGAGATTGTGTTGGACACACAATCAGCATCACTGTGGGTATCCGTACACCggatattggtatcgacgaGGCGAGGCCTGTCGCAACAAGGATAAGTTTGACAATATTTGCACAATtctaa